In a single window of the Streptococcus ilei genome:
- the lepB gene encoding signal peptidase I, whose translation MSKRDLIRNIIIIGILGLVLITLRLFVFQPLWVSDQMANASVKKDDLVLATKKGKIDRTDLVLYHVKEKQYLGRVIAIESDEVSYVDDVFYLNGVATAEPYLDKMKTKHLAAPSGDYFTNDFFSRELKGTKAGKVPSNSYLVLNDDRNNTKDSREFGYIKASQIEGVVDFRLYPLNKFGFIKIEE comes from the coding sequence ATGTCAAAAAGGGATTTGATTCGGAATATTATCATCATTGGAATATTGGGCTTGGTACTCATTACTTTGCGCCTATTTGTTTTTCAACCATTGTGGGTATCTGATCAAATGGCCAATGCCTCCGTTAAGAAAGATGATTTAGTATTAGCGACTAAGAAGGGAAAAATTGATCGGACAGATTTGGTCCTCTACCATGTAAAAGAGAAACAATATCTTGGACGTGTCATTGCGATAGAGAGCGATGAGGTCAGCTATGTGGATGATGTCTTTTATTTGAATGGTGTAGCTACAGCAGAGCCGTATTTGGATAAAATGAAGACCAAACATTTGGCGGCCCCAAGTGGCGATTATTTTACAAATGATTTTTTCTCTAGAGAACTTAAAGGAACCAAGGCAGGGAAAGTACCAAGTAATAGTTATTTAGTCCTAAACGATGATCGCAACAATACAAAAGATAGCCGTGAATTTGGTTATATTAAAGCTAGTCAGATTGAAGGGGTAGTTGATTTCCGCTTGTATCCTTTAAATAAATTCGGCTTTATTAAAATCGAAGAATAG